One part of the Parabacteroides distasonis ATCC 8503 genome encodes these proteins:
- a CDS encoding TolC family protein, translating into MFRLEDMKKYIILSLLCGCLSANAQTMVPLTYRQYMERVAEGNLEYASEKLNVPAAKAEVTAAKVFNDPNLSVSYFNNENNSLQMGEGVEVELSKTFSFGKRGANISLARSESELTEALLADYFRNLRADATIAYMEALKQHELYKVKENAYENIRTLAESDSIRFSLGQIREVDATQSRVEAGVLRNELLQAGAELKNAFSNLNFLTGTFSTDTLFHPEAELRTEPRDFILADLITAASEGRTDLVAALKNKEVAARALKVARRERNTDVDLSIAVSRNARVYNEEAPAPPFTGVTAGIAVPLKFSNFNKGTVRAARYREQQAEAQYKQALLQVQTEVMQAYRNYQSFAEQVNHYEDGLLRQAREVMDGKIYSYNRGEVSLLEVLDAQRTYDEVQAQYIETLFNYSSALVELERSTGIWDIEI; encoded by the coding sequence ATGTTTAGATTAGAAGATATGAAGAAATATATAATCCTGTCGTTACTCTGCGGATGCTTATCTGCGAATGCCCAGACCATGGTTCCGCTTACGTATCGGCAATATATGGAGCGGGTTGCGGAAGGTAACCTTGAGTATGCGTCGGAGAAATTGAATGTGCCGGCCGCTAAGGCCGAGGTAACGGCGGCAAAGGTGTTTAACGATCCGAACCTTTCCGTGTCTTATTTCAATAATGAGAATAATTCCTTGCAAATGGGAGAAGGTGTTGAAGTAGAACTGAGCAAAACTTTCTCTTTTGGAAAACGGGGTGCGAATATCTCATTGGCACGTAGCGAGAGTGAGTTGACCGAGGCTTTGTTGGCCGATTATTTCCGGAATCTCCGGGCAGACGCTACGATTGCTTATATGGAAGCCTTGAAGCAACATGAGTTGTATAAGGTAAAGGAGAATGCCTATGAGAATATCCGGACATTGGCGGAGAGCGACAGTATCCGTTTCTCATTGGGGCAAATCCGTGAGGTGGATGCTACGCAGAGCCGGGTAGAGGCCGGGGTCTTACGAAACGAGTTGCTGCAAGCCGGAGCGGAATTAAAGAATGCTTTCTCGAACTTAAACTTCTTGACGGGGACTTTCAGTACGGATACTTTATTTCACCCAGAGGCTGAGTTACGTACGGAGCCTCGGGATTTTATTCTTGCTGACTTAATCACGGCGGCAAGCGAGGGGCGTACGGATTTGGTAGCCGCCTTAAAAAACAAGGAAGTGGCCGCTAGAGCCTTGAAAGTAGCTCGCCGGGAGCGGAATACGGATGTGGATTTGTCTATCGCCGTAAGCCGTAATGCCCGGGTTTATAATGAGGAAGCCCCGGCACCTCCTTTTACCGGAGTGACGGCAGGTATCGCTGTTCCTTTGAAATTCTCTAATTTCAATAAGGGGACGGTTCGTGCCGCTCGTTATCGGGAGCAACAAGCGGAAGCGCAATATAAGCAGGCTCTTTTGCAAGTACAGACGGAGGTGATGCAGGCATATCGTAATTATCAATCTTTCGCCGAGCAAGTTAATCATTATGAGGATGGGCTTTTAAGGCAAGCTCGTGAGGTGATGGATGGCAAGATTTACAGCTATAATAGGGGGGAAGTCTCTTTGTTGGAAGTCTTGGACGCCCAGCGTACTTACGATGAGGTACAAGCTCAGTATATTGAGACGCTGTTTAATTACAGCTCAGCCTTGGTCGAATTAGAACGTTCGACGGGTATTTGGGATATTGAGATTTGA
- a CDS encoding EFR1 family ferrodoxin (N-terminal region resembles flavodoxins. C-terminal ferrodoxin region binds two 4Fe-4S clusters.) — protein MIFYFTGTGNSRWVAEALGTAFDEPLVSIADALNEGKDENVYPLREREKVFFVFPVHSWGPAVLVSRFISRLILSGYKGQEVYFVCTCGDDCGYTDRIMRSTLARRGITLTGGFSIQMPNNYILMPGFDVDSKEVETEKLKKAPERVDEIVEAIRQKKNPSLYCAGSAPLLKSYMVYPLFTHFAIGSNRFYATDTCISCGICAKVCPTGTISLSGDGKPEWADTCVQCVACIHRCPVRAIEYGTISLKKGRYHHPEFK, from the coding sequence ATGATATTCTACTTTACAGGGACAGGAAACTCCCGTTGGGTTGCGGAAGCGTTAGGAACGGCTTTCGATGAGCCGTTGGTTTCCATTGCCGATGCGTTGAATGAGGGTAAGGATGAGAATGTTTATCCATTGAGGGAGAGGGAGAAAGTGTTTTTTGTGTTTCCTGTCCATTCTTGGGGGCCGGCTGTATTGGTGTCCCGTTTTATTTCCCGGTTGATCCTGTCTGGATATAAAGGGCAAGAGGTTTATTTCGTCTGTACTTGTGGTGATGATTGTGGATATACGGATCGGATCATGCGGAGCACCTTGGCGAGACGGGGAATTACCTTAACCGGAGGATTCTCTATACAAATGCCGAACAATTATATCTTAATGCCCGGCTTCGACGTGGATAGTAAGGAGGTAGAGACTGAAAAACTGAAAAAAGCACCGGAACGTGTAGACGAGATCGTAGAGGCGATCCGGCAGAAGAAAAATCCCTCTTTGTATTGTGCGGGAAGTGCCCCTCTTTTGAAGAGCTATATGGTCTATCCGTTATTTACTCACTTTGCGATAGGCAGCAACCGATTTTATGCTACGGATACCTGTATCTCTTGCGGTATCTGTGCGAAGGTCTGTCCGACCGGTACGATTTCCCTGTCGGGTGACGGAAAACCGGAATGGGCTGATACTTGCGTTCAGTGCGTTGCCTGTATTCATCGTTGTCCGGTGCGTGCGATAGAATATGGGACGATCTCGTTGAAAAAGGGACGTTATCATCACCCAGAGTTTAAGTAA
- a CDS encoding TlpA disulfide reductase family protein has protein sequence MKQFCMMALAGLLVVGCQEVPKGYVINGEVENMPDGKIYLKSFRNKMFFDVDTAEVKDGKFTFKGEVDQPLLFGLATENMNYPVQLFLENTDMNVKIGNDGETITVRNSPVNDVFQENAEKVFEEGYDIDSLISKYPDSPAAAFYLYRYFTYQLSLDDLKATRAKISPALANSPYVKDLDGIIKQLEHVQIGQVAPEFSLPDTAGVSVSLSDFRGKYVLLDFWASWCPPCRKENPNVVNAFQQYKDKNFTIVGISLDKDKAKWQKAIADDHLTWAHVSDLKYWDSEIPALYGVRGIPANVLLDPNGVIIAKNITGEDLQNTLKEVIK, from the coding sequence ATGAAGCAATTTTGTATGATGGCGCTTGCCGGCCTTTTGGTGGTTGGTTGCCAAGAAGTTCCAAAAGGATATGTTATCAATGGCGAGGTAGAGAATATGCCCGACGGCAAGATTTACTTGAAGTCATTCCGTAATAAAATGTTCTTTGACGTGGATACGGCAGAGGTAAAAGACGGGAAATTCACCTTTAAGGGTGAGGTAGATCAGCCTTTACTTTTTGGTTTGGCAACCGAGAATATGAACTATCCGGTTCAGCTCTTCTTGGAGAATACGGATATGAATGTCAAGATCGGGAATGACGGGGAGACCATCACCGTACGGAACTCGCCGGTGAATGATGTCTTTCAAGAAAATGCGGAGAAGGTATTTGAGGAAGGGTATGATATTGACAGTTTGATTTCGAAATATCCGGATTCTCCGGCGGCGGCGTTCTATCTATATCGTTATTTTACCTACCAATTATCTTTGGATGATTTGAAGGCGACTCGTGCGAAGATTTCCCCGGCATTGGCGAATAGTCCTTATGTGAAGGACTTGGACGGTATTATCAAGCAATTAGAACACGTACAGATCGGACAAGTCGCTCCGGAGTTTTCCTTGCCGGATACTGCAGGAGTTTCTGTGTCATTGTCGGACTTTAGGGGAAAATATGTGTTATTGGATTTTTGGGCCTCTTGGTGTCCCCCGTGTCGCAAGGAAAACCCTAACGTGGTAAATGCCTTCCAGCAATATAAGGATAAGAACTTTACGATCGTAGGTATATCCTTGGACAAGGATAAGGCTAAATGGCAGAAAGCGATTGCAGACGATCATCTGACTTGGGCTCACGTTTCCGACTTGAAATATTGGGATTCTGAGATCCCTGCTCTTTATGGGGTACGAGGTATTCCGGCAAATGTGTTATTGGATCCGAATGGGGTGATCATCGCCAAGAATATCACTGGAGAAGACTTACAGAATACCTTGAAGGAAGTGATTAAATAA
- a CDS encoding glycoside hydrolase family 2 TIM barrel-domain containing protein, translating into MNSIKKMMLSGALGCLISGMAYADGSSPQPVKPYWQDIQVVAVNKEKPRSSFMSYADRETALTSRFEKSPYYFLLNGTWKFFFVDSYKDLPQNITDPSVNTSSWDDITVPGNWEVQGHGVAIYTNHGYEFKPRNPQPPLLPEANPVGVYRRDIEIPASWDNRDIYLHIGGAKSGLYVYLNGKEVGYSEDSKNPAEFLINKYLQPGKNVLTLKIFRWSTGSYLECQDFWRMSGIERDVFLWSQPKASIQDFRVVSTLDDTYTNGIFKLAVDLKNHTQETKNLNVGYELLDAKGNLVTSEANDIWVSPASPQTVSFEYDLKNVAPWSAEHPNLYKLLMTIKEEGKVIEVVPFNVGFRRFEMKQIDQVAEDGKPYTVLLFNGQPVKFKGVNIHEHNPETGHYVTEELMRKDFELMKQNNINAVRLCHYPQDRKFYELCDEYGLYVYDEANIESHGMYYSLKKGGTLGNNPEWLIPHMDRTMNMYERNKNYPSVTFWSLGNEAGNGYNFYQTYLYLKDKEINSMNRPVNYERALWEWNTDMYVPQYPSAEWLEEIGRKGSDRPVAPSEYSHAMGNSSGNLWDQWKAIYKYPNLQGGFIWDWVDQGILEKDKNGREYYTYGGDYGVNAPSDGNFLCNGIVNPDRTPHPAMAEVKYAHQNIGFEAIDLANGLFRVTNRFYFTNLKKYMVHYSVTANNKVVRSGKVSLDIEPQASKEFTVPVGNLKPQAGTEYFVNFNVTTVEKEPLIPIGHEIACDQFRLPIESPKKAFKTSGPKLTVSTNGDNLSASSSKVNFVFNRKTGIVTSYKVDGTEYFSEGFGIQPNFWRAPTDNDYGNGMPKRLQVWKESSKNFNVTDATVTMDGNNAVVSVNYLLPAGNLYIVNYTIYPSGAVNVAARFTSTDMDAAQTEVSEATRTATFTPGRDAARKEASKLNVPRIGVRFRLPASMNQVEYFGRGPAENYLDRNAGSMVGLYKSTAEELYFPYVRPQENGHHTDTRWVSLSTGKKGLLIQADNTIGFNALRNSIEDFDDEEATGLPRQWSNFTPEQVANHDEAAAKNVLRRQHHINNITPRDFVEVCVDLKQQGVAGYDSWGSRPEPAYTLPANREYNWGFTLIPLK; encoded by the coding sequence ATGAACTCTATCAAAAAAATGATGCTTTCCGGAGCATTAGGTTGCCTTATTTCCGGAATGGCTTATGCGGACGGTTCTTCACCCCAACCCGTAAAACCTTATTGGCAAGACATTCAAGTCGTAGCCGTAAACAAGGAAAAACCCAGAAGCTCCTTCATGAGTTATGCGGACCGAGAAACCGCCCTCACCTCTCGATTTGAGAAAAGCCCGTACTATTTCCTATTAAACGGTACTTGGAAATTTTTCTTTGTCGACTCTTACAAAGATCTTCCTCAAAATATCACAGATCCTTCCGTTAATACCTCTTCATGGGATGATATAACCGTTCCCGGAAACTGGGAAGTACAAGGACATGGCGTAGCCATTTATACGAATCATGGTTACGAGTTTAAACCAAGAAATCCCCAACCTCCGTTATTGCCGGAAGCGAATCCGGTTGGCGTATACCGCAGAGACATCGAGATACCCGCAAGTTGGGATAACCGGGATATTTATTTACACATCGGCGGAGCTAAATCCGGCCTTTACGTATATTTAAACGGGAAAGAAGTGGGTTATAGCGAGGATTCCAAAAATCCCGCCGAGTTCCTGATCAATAAATACCTGCAACCCGGAAAGAATGTGCTTACATTAAAGATATTCCGTTGGAGCACCGGTTCTTATTTGGAATGTCAGGATTTCTGGAGAATGAGCGGTATCGAACGTGACGTATTCCTTTGGTCTCAACCCAAGGCCAGTATTCAAGATTTCCGTGTCGTCTCAACCTTGGACGATACGTATACGAATGGAATCTTCAAACTGGCGGTAGACTTAAAGAATCATACCCAAGAAACGAAAAATTTAAATGTCGGATATGAGCTTTTGGACGCAAAAGGTAATCTTGTGACCTCCGAGGCTAATGATATATGGGTAAGTCCTGCAAGTCCTCAAACAGTATCTTTCGAGTATGATTTAAAGAACGTAGCCCCTTGGAGTGCCGAGCATCCGAATCTATACAAATTATTGATGACGATAAAAGAAGAGGGTAAGGTAATCGAGGTAGTTCCATTCAACGTTGGTTTCCGCCGGTTCGAGATGAAGCAAATTGACCAAGTAGCGGAAGACGGAAAACCTTATACGGTCTTATTGTTCAATGGGCAACCGGTTAAGTTCAAGGGTGTCAATATTCATGAGCATAACCCGGAAACCGGACATTACGTAACCGAGGAACTCATGCGTAAGGATTTCGAGCTGATGAAGCAAAACAATATCAACGCTGTCCGCCTATGCCACTATCCGCAAGACCGTAAATTCTATGAACTCTGCGACGAATACGGATTGTATGTTTACGATGAAGCGAATATCGAGTCTCACGGTATGTATTACAGCCTGAAAAAAGGCGGCACTTTGGGTAATAATCCGGAATGGCTGATCCCGCATATGGACCGTACGATGAATATGTACGAACGAAACAAGAATTATCCGAGCGTTACTTTCTGGTCACTCGGAAACGAGGCTGGAAACGGATACAACTTCTATCAAACTTATTTATATCTGAAAGACAAGGAAATAAATAGCATGAATCGTCCGGTGAACTATGAACGTGCCCTTTGGGAATGGAATACGGATATGTACGTACCTCAATACCCGAGCGCTGAATGGCTAGAGGAAATCGGGCGTAAGGGTAGTGATCGTCCGGTAGCTCCTTCGGAGTATTCACATGCGATGGGAAACTCTTCCGGCAACTTATGGGATCAATGGAAAGCTATCTATAAATACCCGAACCTGCAAGGCGGATTCATCTGGGACTGGGTGGACCAAGGTATCTTGGAAAAAGATAAGAATGGACGTGAATATTATACCTATGGTGGTGACTATGGAGTAAACGCCCCTAGTGACGGAAACTTCCTTTGCAACGGTATAGTAAACCCGGATCGTACCCCGCATCCCGCTATGGCAGAGGTTAAATACGCCCATCAAAATATCGGGTTTGAGGCGATCGATTTAGCGAACGGTTTATTCCGCGTCACGAACCGTTTTTATTTCACGAACCTAAAGAAATATATGGTCCACTATAGCGTAACAGCCAATAATAAAGTTGTACGCTCCGGTAAAGTCTCTTTGGACATAGAACCCCAAGCTTCTAAGGAATTTACGGTTCCCGTAGGCAACTTAAAGCCACAAGCCGGTACGGAATATTTCGTAAACTTCAACGTAACGACCGTAGAAAAAGAGCCGTTAATCCCTATCGGACACGAAATCGCTTGCGATCAATTCCGCTTACCGATCGAAAGCCCCAAGAAGGCGTTTAAGACCAGCGGCCCTAAATTAACGGTTTCGACAAATGGAGATAACTTATCGGCATCCTCCTCAAAGGTAAACTTCGTGTTTAACAGGAAGACAGGAATCGTTACTTCTTATAAAGTGGATGGTACGGAATATTTCAGCGAGGGTTTCGGTATCCAACCGAACTTCTGGCGTGCGCCGACCGATAACGATTACGGAAACGGTATGCCAAAACGCTTGCAAGTCTGGAAGGAAAGCAGCAAGAACTTCAACGTGACAGACGCTACCGTCACTATGGATGGCAATAACGCCGTGGTTAGCGTGAACTATTTATTGCCGGCAGGAAATCTATACATTGTTAATTATACGATCTATCCAAGCGGAGCCGTAAATGTGGCCGCCCGTTTCACATCCACGGATATGGATGCCGCCCAAACCGAGGTATCGGAAGCTACTCGCACGGCAACTTTCACTCCGGGACGTGACGCCGCCCGTAAAGAGGCTTCCAAATTGAATGTTCCCCGTATCGGTGTTCGCTTCCGCTTACCGGCAAGCATGAATCAAGTGGAATATTTCGGACGAGGACCTGCTGAGAACTACTTGGATAGAAACGCCGGTAGTATGGTCGGCTTATATAAATCTACAGCCGAGGAATTATATTTCCCATATGTACGCCCGCAGGAAAACGGTCATCATACCGACACTCGTTGGGTATCACTTAGTACCGGCAAGAAAGGCTTGTTGATCCAAGCGGATAATACGATTGGATTTAACGCTTTGCGTAATTCCATAGAGGATTTCGATGACGAGGAAGCAACTGGGCTACCCCGTCAATGGAGTAATTTCACACCAGAGCAAGTAGCGAACCATGATGAAGCCGCAGCAAAGAACGTATTACGTCGCCAGCATCATATCAACAATATCACGCCTCGCGACTTCGTTGAAGTTTGCGTCGACTTGAAACAACAAGGTGTAGCAGGTTATGATAGCTGGGGTTCACGTCCGGAACCAGCTTATACATTACCCGCAAACCGGGAATACAACTGGGGCTTTACCCTTATTCCGCTTAAATAA
- a CDS encoding DUF3332 domain-containing protein: protein MKKKSLTLLLATTVASSILFSSCIGSFGLTNKLLTWNRSIDSKFVNELVFIAFWIVPVYEISALADVLVINSIEFWSGSNPVADVGNVKTIDGKDGVYTVETKVDGYHIQKEGDEKAVDLVFNEADQSWNVEANGESTKLLKFNGDDEVVMYLPDGKEMNVELNQAGVLAFQQVADGYSYYAAK from the coding sequence ATGAAAAAGAAAAGCTTAACTTTATTACTAGCGACTACGGTGGCAAGTAGTATCCTATTTTCGTCCTGTATAGGATCTTTTGGTTTAACAAACAAACTTTTAACGTGGAATAGAAGCATCGACAGTAAGTTTGTTAATGAGCTAGTGTTCATTGCTTTCTGGATTGTCCCGGTTTACGAGATTTCCGCTTTGGCTGATGTCCTTGTGATCAACTCTATCGAATTTTGGAGCGGAAGTAATCCTGTAGCGGATGTAGGTAACGTTAAAACAATCGATGGTAAAGACGGCGTTTATACCGTAGAAACAAAAGTTGATGGATACCATATCCAAAAGGAAGGCGATGAGAAAGCGGTTGACTTAGTTTTCAACGAGGCTGACCAAAGCTGGAATGTAGAAGCTAACGGAGAAAGCACAAAATTATTAAAATTCAATGGTGATGACGAAGTTGTCATGTATTTACCCGATGGCAAGGAAATGAATGTCGAGCTAAACCAAGCAGGTGTTTTAGCTTTCCAACAGGTAGCTGACGGATATTCTTACTATGCAGCTAAATAA